A genome region from Glycine max cultivar Williams 82 chromosome 5, Glycine_max_v4.0, whole genome shotgun sequence includes the following:
- the LOC102659589 gene encoding uncharacterized protein encodes MAFRKNHPPKFSGDYDPEGARLWLAETEKIFEAMGCLEEHKVPYATFMLQGEAENWWKFMKPALAAPGDVIPWNAFKDKFLDNYFPQDLRKRKAREFLDLKQGNMSVGEYTAKFNELLQYWPQYQDARNEEDICAQFENGLRLEIQQAVSYMQITNFNQLVTKCRIFEDKMKERQARGFGGPQRSHPFRGNNNKRMKPYASNKGKQPMTTSNMS; translated from the coding sequence atggctttccgtaagaaccacccgccgAAGTTCAGTGGGGACTATGATCCGGAAGGTGCTAGGTTATGGTTAGCTGAGACTgagaagattttcgaggcgatgggttgcctcGAGGAGCATAAGGTCCCTTATGCGACGTTCATGCTCCAAGGAGAAGCTGAGAACTGGTGGAAGTTCATGAAACCTGCATTAGCAGCACCTGGAGacgtgattccttggaatgccttcaaaGACAAATTCCTAGACAATTATTTTCCACAAGATCTCAGGAAGCGAaaggcgagggaatttctggATTTAAAGCAGGGAAACATGTCCGTTGGAGAATACACAGCCAAATTTAATGAACTTCTACAGTActggcctcaataccaagatgctcggaacGAAGAAGACatatgtgctcagtttgagaatgggcttcgaCTGGAGATTCAACAGGCAGTTAGCTACATGCAGATCACGAATTTCAATCAACTAGTGACAAAGTGCAGAATATTTGAggacaagatgaaagagaggcaagctagaggctTTGGAGGACCACAAAGAAGCCACCCTTTTAGAGGAAACAATAATAAGAGGATGAAGCCATATGCTAGCAACAAGGGGAAACAACCTATGACTACGTCCAACATGAGCTAG